A part of Chanos chanos chromosome 9, fChaCha1.1, whole genome shotgun sequence genomic DNA contains:
- the LOC115820875 gene encoding extracellular matrix protein 1 — MDRTWILGYLCGFVLVLSCNALEGHPDIYQRELDLSELLMGDRELGEDTPDFSQREITHEIPLDVLRALGIHGSSPSGSVQSHGFSPRGPSPFRPRSMGPYVPFPPGRPTPDNLLAICRYGNRRPRYTRESLPQNGFGHLTRQADAINRAELWYGGCCQGNSSHGDEGTLCCAEQAWKQSLSAFCEEEFSIKTRHYHCCKERTEQAKWECFSRDAPNPSYQADAHVPQLSQMSQITIIPQDLSFKWNPNVCPKYESVLSLRSLKRGGNKVVDIDFPPGRPDASNIEHVCGGRKTRPLYLVKCLPRRGYGWLARQSKAMNRMERQFKLCCKDSADKLTCAEQKWREVMDMFCQEEEKATGPEFECCKQVQGEERYACFSARAPQPAYFRQEMVLSVQSTPQSPAMLCNTHRNIKKRSLLPFPVNKIVRSCCHPAGNRKSACVVEKLDSMQQAMCSGREPLPAQVDASCCQKNQEDSPKCLTEMVMRAIAKATESKGFRKRKCALS, encoded by the exons ATGGACCGGACATGGATTTTAGGGTACTTGTGCGGCTTTGTACTTGTGCTCTCGTGCAATGCATTGGAAG GTCACCCCGATATTTATCAGCGAGAGCTTGACTTGTCTGAACTGCTGATGGGAGACAGAG AGTTGGGTGAAGACACCCCAGATTTTAGCCAAAGAGAAATTACCCATGAGATCCCCCTTGATGTTCTACGAGCCCTGGGAATTCATG gttCTAGTCCATCTGGATCTGTCCAAAGCCATGGTTTTTCTCCACGAG gtcccTCTCCATTTCGTCCTCGTTCCATGGGGCCGTACGTCCCTTTCCCTCCCGGACGGCCGACACCCGACAACCTCCTCGCCATCTGTCGCTACGGCAACAGGCGACCCCGGTACACGCGAGAGTCGCTCCCTCAAAACGGCTTCGGTCACCTGACCCGCCAAGCCGACGCCATTAACCGCGCGGAGTTGTGGTACGGCGGGTGTTGCCAAGGCAACAGTAGTCACGGCGACGAGGGAACGCTGTGCTGCGCTGAGCAGGCG TGGAAGCAGTCACTGTCCGCCTTTTGCGAGGAGGAGTTTAGCATAAAGACGCGTCACTACCACTGCTGTAAGGAGAGGACCGAACAGGCCAAATGGGAATGCTTCAGCCGAGACGCCCCTAACCCGTCCTATCAGGCCGACGCCCACGTTCCCCAACTTTCCCAGATGTCCCAGATCACCATCATTCCGCAAGACCTGAGCTTCAAGTGGAACCCTAACGTGTGTCCCAAATATGA GTCGGTTCTGTCTCTGAGGTCTCTCAAAAGGGGCGGCAATAAAGTGGTGGACATCGACTTCCCCCCCGGCCGCCCGGACGCCTCGAACATCGAACACGTGTGTGGCGGTCGCAAGACCCGCCCCCTCTACCTTGTCAAGTGTCTGCCTCGCAGAGGCTATGGCTGGCTGGCCCGTCAATCGAAAGCCATGAACAGGATGGAGAGGCAGTTTAAGCTGTGTTGTAAAGACAGCGCTGACAAGCTGACCTGCGCCGAGCAGAAG tggagaGAGGTGATGGACATGTTCtgtcaggaggaggagaaggcgACAGGGCCAGAGTTTGAGTGTTGTAAGCAGGTCCAGGGAGAGGAGCGCTACGCCTGTTTCTCCGCCCGGGCCCCCCAGCCTGCATACTTCAGACAAGAGATGGTGTTGAGTGTCCAGTCTACACCCCAGTCTCCAGCCATGCTCTGTAACACACACCGCAACATCAAAAAGAG GTCGCTCTTGCCGTTCCCAGTCAACAAAATCGTGAGGAGTTGCTGCCACCCAGCGGGCAATCGGAAAAGTGCTTGTGTGGTCGAGAAG CTGGACTCCATGCAGCAGGCGATGTGTTCAGGGAGGGAACCTCTACCTGCCCAGGTTGATGCAAGCTGTTGCCAGAAGAATCAAGAGGATTCCCCAAAATGCCTCACTGAGATGGTGATGCGTGCCATCGCCAAGGCAACCGAGTCAAAGGGATTCAGGAAGAGAAAATGCGCACTCTCCTAA